In Erythrobacter sp. F6033, a single genomic region encodes these proteins:
- a CDS encoding heme peroxidase family protein, with product MSNSEHHGMKPLEGLSPYCRMSNYGQEQRDDRFGRLFGDLAPNYTNPAILIEAGKAGGNMEDPNDKGRTDNVPVGMIFFGQFVDHDITLDASTTFDSVIDNPGEVANVRTPTLDLDCIYGLGPEAQPYLFSQDGAFAGVKLLTGADNPGQAGIPASDLLRSPNGRAIIGDPRNDENRIISQIQLAIIRFHNRVAQTLHDEEGLEGHDLYEEARRTTTWHYQWAVVNDFLTDICGKPVVERILGCGREFYCSDVPFIPIEFSVAAYRFGHSMIPMKVQVQKGGNRFELFGTKLGRGFDALSDADAVVDWHELLFTPENRIVERAQKMDTLLAGDLLDLPFVNGSAAEKSLATRNMLRGNTFLLPAGEKVAEAMGCEQKDIDKVIKKANDINSDFGDEGIPLWLYILAEAEVIGRAEPNGSTNEGEGLGPVGATIVAEVIIGLLELDDHAYLGANRNWSPREEWNTLGKLVTVAQP from the coding sequence ATGAGTAATAGTGAACATCATGGCATGAAGCCATTAGAAGGTCTTTCACCTTACTGCCGTATGAGCAACTATGGTCAAGAACAACGGGATGATCGTTTTGGACGGTTATTCGGTGACTTGGCACCAAACTACACAAATCCTGCCATTCTAATCGAAGCCGGTAAAGCTGGCGGAAATATGGAAGACCCGAACGACAAGGGCCGTACCGACAACGTGCCCGTCGGTATGATCTTCTTCGGACAGTTCGTCGATCACGACATTACACTGGATGCATCGACCACATTTGACAGCGTCATCGACAATCCGGGCGAAGTGGCGAATGTCCGCACGCCCACGCTCGATCTGGACTGCATCTACGGCCTCGGCCCGGAGGCTCAGCCCTATCTGTTCAGTCAGGACGGCGCGTTTGCGGGCGTCAAATTGCTGACTGGTGCGGACAATCCCGGCCAAGCGGGCATCCCGGCGAGCGACCTGCTGCGCAGCCCGAATGGCCGCGCGATCATCGGCGACCCGCGCAACGATGAAAACCGGATCATCAGCCAGATCCAACTGGCCATCATCCGCTTCCACAACCGCGTTGCACAAACATTGCACGACGAAGAAGGGTTGGAAGGGCATGACCTTTACGAAGAGGCCCGCCGGACAACCACCTGGCACTATCAGTGGGCAGTCGTGAATGACTTCCTGACCGATATTTGCGGCAAGCCGGTCGTCGAACGCATCCTTGGCTGCGGACGCGAATTTTATTGCAGCGATGTGCCGTTCATCCCGATCGAATTTTCCGTCGCGGCCTATCGCTTCGGACATTCAATGATCCCGATGAAGGTTCAGGTGCAAAAAGGCGGCAACCGGTTCGAGCTGTTCGGCACAAAACTGGGACGCGGGTTTGATGCGCTCAGCGATGCCGATGCGGTAGTTGATTGGCATGAGCTGCTGTTCACACCGGAAAACCGCATCGTCGAACGCGCGCAGAAAATGGACACACTGCTCGCAGGCGATCTGCTCGATCTGCCATTCGTCAATGGCAGCGCTGCGGAGAAATCGCTTGCCACACGCAATATGCTGCGCGGCAACACCTTCCTGCTGCCAGCGGGTGAGAAAGTGGCCGAAGCGATGGGCTGCGAGCAGAAGGACATCGACAAAGTCATCAAGAAAGCCAACGATATCAACAGCGATTTCGGCGATGAGGGTATCCCGCTCTGGCTCTACATCCTGGCGGAAGCCGAAGTGATTGGCCGTGCAGAACCGAATGGCAGCACCAATGAAGGCGAAGGCCTTGGCCCCGTCGGCGCGACTATCGTTGCCGAGGTCATCATCGGCCTGCTTGAGCTGGACGATCACGCCTATCTCGGCGCAAACCGCAATTGGTCTCCGCGTGAGGAGTGGAACACACTTGGCAAGCTTGTAACAGTGGCCCAGCCCTAA
- a CDS encoding NAD(P)/FAD-dependent oxidoreductase produces the protein MQNQYDVIILGAGAAGLMCAARAGQKGLRVAVLEKAEKPGKKILISGGGRCNFTNVNTGPGNFLSDNPHFAKSALARYTAQDFIDLVKRHEITFHEKTLGQLFCDGSAKQIVQMLLDECPDENVDVICDAEVTAVEHDNDRFAVMASGQIFSAPKLVIATGGPSIPKMGATGFAYDLARQFGLKVVEPRPALVPLTLGGDDVLFRELSGVSAPVTARTGAGKTKAEFAEAALFTHRGLSGPAILQISSYWRSGEEIGIKFLPEAEAEWLIGLKKDYPRANLRTVLRHHLPDRLANALADRIGIETEFSNVPDKALRSAGAQLADWRFSPNGTEGFAKAEVTIGGISTAELSSQTMEAKKVPGLYAIGEAVDVTGWLGGYNFQWAWASGVAAAEALAQAKHS, from the coding sequence GTGCAAAACCAATATGATGTCATAATCCTCGGCGCAGGAGCCGCTGGCCTGATGTGCGCAGCGCGTGCGGGGCAAAAGGGCCTGCGCGTCGCGGTGCTCGAAAAGGCAGAAAAGCCCGGCAAGAAGATCCTGATCTCGGGCGGAGGGCGTTGCAATTTCACCAATGTGAATACCGGCCCCGGAAACTTCCTTTCCGATAACCCTCACTTCGCGAAATCCGCATTGGCCCGCTACACCGCGCAGGATTTTATCGACCTCGTAAAGCGGCACGAAATCACCTTTCATGAGAAGACATTGGGTCAACTGTTCTGCGACGGTTCCGCGAAACAGATCGTGCAAATGCTTCTGGATGAATGCCCGGACGAAAACGTCGATGTTATCTGCGATGCCGAAGTTACTGCTGTTGAGCACGACAATGATCGCTTTGCTGTGATGGCGAGCGGGCAGATATTCTCCGCTCCCAAACTTGTCATCGCAACCGGCGGTCCGTCCATTCCCAAAATGGGGGCGACCGGCTTCGCCTATGATCTCGCAAGGCAATTTGGATTGAAAGTGGTTGAGCCGCGCCCTGCGCTGGTCCCCCTCACTCTTGGCGGAGATGATGTGCTGTTCCGGGAGCTTTCCGGCGTATCCGCTCCGGTCACCGCACGTACTGGCGCGGGAAAGACAAAAGCCGAATTTGCCGAAGCCGCTTTGTTCACACATCGAGGGCTTTCCGGCCCTGCCATCCTCCAGATCTCGTCTTACTGGCGCAGCGGCGAAGAGATCGGGATCAAATTCCTACCCGAAGCCGAAGCAGAATGGCTGATCGGCCTCAAGAAAGATTACCCCCGCGCCAACTTGCGCACCGTGCTGCGTCACCATCTGCCGGATCGGCTCGCAAACGCATTGGCAGACCGGATCGGCATCGAAACCGAGTTTAGCAATGTGCCTGATAAAGCTTTGCGAAGCGCAGGCGCGCAGCTTGCCGATTGGCGCTTCTCCCCGAACGGCACAGAGGGCTTTGCCAAGGCGGAGGTGACCATAGGCGGAATCTCTACCGCCGAGCTTTCATCTCAAACGATGGAAGCCAAGAAGGTGCCCGGTCTTTACGCGATCGGCGAGGCGGTGGATGTCACTGGCTGGTTGGGCGGTTACAATTTCCAATGGGCATGGGCCAGCGGGGTCGCCGCAGCGGAAGCCTTGGCGCAAGCAAAACACTCTTAA
- a CDS encoding DoxX family protein — MSQVSITAGRILLGLYFLLPGLMKVAAPAQTIAYMESHNIAFAEPLMWFAAAANIIGGLLLIAGRHVKLVAYGCVVYILLVNVLLHGFWGVTENVVERETQNFIKNLGILAGLLVLAGFSPARSLSSAGWWRSDKAVTG; from the coding sequence ATGTCACAAGTGAGCATCACCGCCGGGCGCATTCTGCTGGGTCTATATTTTCTGCTGCCCGGCCTGATGAAAGTCGCGGCGCCAGCGCAAACCATCGCCTACATGGAAAGCCACAACATCGCCTTTGCCGAGCCGCTGATGTGGTTCGCCGCTGCGGCGAACATTATCGGCGGGTTGCTGCTGATTGCCGGGAGGCATGTGAAGCTCGTCGCCTATGGCTGTGTGGTCTACATTCTGCTGGTCAACGTGTTGTTGCATGGCTTTTGGGGCGTGACCGAAAATGTGGTCGAGCGCGAAACGCAGAACTTTATCAAAAACCTTGGCATTTTGGCCGGGCTGCTGGTTCTCGCAGGCTTCTCGCCCGCACGCAGTCTGTCTAGCGCAGGTTGGTGGCGCAGCGACAAAGCTGTCACCGGATAA
- a CDS encoding wax ester/triacylglycerol synthase family O-acyltransferase has translation MDSSFVAMESPNSPMHIGSVLIYNPATAPGGFVRFKDILGFIESRMQLSKTMRQRLVRVPFDLDYPYWIEDPDFDLEYHVRHVALPKPGDWRQLCIQAARIHARPLDLNRPPWEFTVVEGLDNVRDYPPGCFAFVTKVHHAAIDGMSGIDLMEALHTVTPNAAPPNKPDDWKPEKVPGPVELLGKSYFNAILNPLKQAQVAAQAVPGVASAIKGLVTRDFKLSTDMVPPRTRFNRTISPHRVVEGASFPLADMKAIRALLPDAKVNDVAIAIIGGALNKYLTSKGDLPKTTMTAMAPISVRSKDEKGDMGNQVAAMVAPLGTHLSDPKERLEYVFGQTSNSKAMTNALGARTMTEVSKVNPLLYMALGAQLFSRVSIAHKLAMPFNTVVTNVPGPPVHIYSSGARMESMALSLICLTDGLGLAHVVQSYVDEAYISFTACRDIMPDPEFYAECLQESFEDLLAAAKAVDAQSATKKPAAKAPAKKAAPKKAPARKPAARKAPAKKAAPTKTTTAPKTGARKTPARKTVAKRKPTTTIGRKPKETK, from the coding sequence ATGGATTCATCGTTTGTAGCGATGGAATCGCCAAACTCGCCGATGCATATCGGCAGTGTACTGATTTACAATCCGGCGACCGCCCCGGGCGGCTTCGTTCGGTTTAAAGACATTCTTGGCTTCATCGAAAGCCGGATGCAGCTTTCCAAGACGATGCGACAGCGTCTTGTGCGCGTCCCGTTTGACCTCGATTATCCCTATTGGATCGAAGACCCCGATTTCGATCTGGAATACCACGTCCGCCACGTGGCTCTGCCCAAGCCGGGCGATTGGCGTCAGCTGTGCATTCAGGCCGCGCGCATTCACGCCCGTCCGCTCGATCTGAACCGTCCGCCGTGGGAATTTACCGTGGTCGAGGGTCTCGACAATGTGCGCGACTATCCGCCGGGCTGCTTCGCGTTCGTTACCAAGGTTCACCACGCGGCGATTGATGGTATGAGCGGGATTGACCTGATGGAGGCGCTCCACACGGTCACACCCAACGCAGCGCCGCCCAATAAACCCGATGATTGGAAACCTGAGAAGGTCCCCGGTCCGGTCGAATTGCTCGGCAAATCCTACTTCAACGCGATCCTCAACCCGCTGAAACAAGCGCAGGTCGCCGCCCAGGCCGTCCCCGGTGTTGCGAGCGCGATCAAAGGGCTGGTGACGCGCGATTTCAAGCTCAGCACTGATATGGTGCCGCCGCGCACCCGCTTTAACCGGACAATCTCACCGCATCGCGTGGTCGAAGGAGCGAGCTTCCCGCTGGCCGATATGAAGGCGATCCGCGCACTCTTGCCCGATGCCAAGGTCAACGACGTTGCCATTGCCATCATTGGCGGCGCGCTTAACAAATATCTCACATCGAAAGGCGACCTGCCCAAAACGACGATGACAGCCATGGCGCCAATCTCTGTCCGATCTAAGGATGAGAAGGGCGATATGGGCAATCAGGTCGCGGCCATGGTCGCGCCGCTTGGCACGCATCTTTCCGATCCTAAGGAACGGCTTGAATATGTGTTCGGCCAGACCAGCAATTCCAAAGCGATGACAAACGCTCTGGGCGCGCGCACCATGACCGAGGTGAGCAAGGTCAATCCGCTGCTCTACATGGCGCTGGGCGCGCAGCTCTTTAGCCGGGTTAGCATCGCGCACAAGCTGGCGATGCCGTTCAACACTGTTGTTACCAACGTACCCGGCCCGCCGGTTCATATCTATTCGTCGGGCGCACGGATGGAGAGCATGGCGCTCTCGCTGATCTGCCTGACCGATGGATTGGGCCTCGCCCATGTCGTGCAATCCTATGTCGATGAAGCCTATATCAGCTTCACCGCATGCCGCGACATCATGCCGGACCCCGAATTCTACGCGGAATGCCTGCAGGAAAGCTTCGAAGACCTGCTCGCTGCGGCCAAGGCCGTGGATGCCCAATCCGCAACAAAGAAGCCCGCAGCAAAAGCGCCCGCAAAAAAGGCAGCGCCCAAAAAAGCGCCTGCTCGTAAGCCCGCGGCGCGTAAAGCGCCCGCTAAGAAAGCCGCACCTACAAAAACGACGACCGCCCCTAAAACGGGAGCACGCAAAACACCTGCGCGCAAAACGGTCGCAAAACGCAAACCAACAACAACAATCGGTCGCAAGCCCAAGGAGACGAAATAA
- a CDS encoding alpha/beta hydrolase: MASMAPSPHAGGLELPAAVPPNRFWTLAEGRAFFELGAFYASSPFLMNLAKGDGHSVLTLPGFMATNSSTIPMRRLLKRLNYDAHGWEAGRNVRVNEELLSSLEHQLTRQHKESGRKVSLVGWSLGGVLARELAKLHPEKVRQVISLGSPISDDRNHTSAARLFKLFNGDEPEKLRGGQFEGLDIAPPVPTTSIWTKTDGVVHWRGSVQHPHKGHENQPFENIEVYASHCGLGVNPSVMVALADRLAQKEGEWSPFLPKPHQRILFPKTSMN, from the coding sequence ATGGCAAGCATGGCACCCAGCCCGCACGCCGGTGGATTAGAATTGCCCGCAGCAGTTCCGCCCAACCGGTTCTGGACTCTCGCCGAAGGCCGCGCCTTTTTCGAACTGGGCGCGTTTTACGCGAGCAGCCCGTTTTTGATGAACCTCGCCAAGGGAGACGGTCACTCCGTTTTGACCCTCCCCGGCTTTATGGCGACGAACAGCTCGACCATTCCGATGCGGCGCCTGCTCAAGCGGCTGAACTACGATGCGCATGGCTGGGAAGCCGGACGCAATGTCCGTGTGAATGAAGAATTGCTCTCCAGTCTCGAACATCAATTGACCCGTCAGCACAAGGAAAGCGGGCGCAAGGTCTCGCTTGTCGGTTGGAGCCTTGGCGGCGTGCTTGCGCGCGAACTCGCAAAACTTCATCCGGAAAAAGTGCGTCAGGTGATCAGCCTAGGCAGTCCGATCTCGGATGATCGCAATCACACCAGCGCCGCGCGTCTGTTCAAACTGTTCAACGGCGATGAGCCAGAGAAACTTCGCGGTGGCCAGTTCGAAGGCCTTGATATCGCTCCGCCGGTTCCCACAACATCAATCTGGACCAAGACGGACGGTGTGGTTCACTGGCGCGGAAGCGTTCAGCACCCTCACAAAGGGCATGAAAACCAGCCATTCGAGAATATCGAGGTTTACGCCAGCCATTGCGGCCTTGGCGTCAATCCGAGCGTGATGGTGGCACTCGCTGACAGGCTGGCGCAGAAAGAGGGTGAGTGGTCACCATTCCTGCCCAAGCCGCATCAGCGCATCCTGTTTCCAAAAACCAGTATGAATTAA
- the infA gene encoding translation initiation factor IF-1: MAKEELLEMRGRVVELLPNAMFRVELENGHEVLGHTAGKMRKNRIRVLVGDEVLCELTPYDLTKARITYRFMPGRGGPGQGPGPTP, from the coding sequence ATGGCCAAAGAAGAACTCCTCGAAATGCGCGGGCGCGTCGTTGAGCTGCTGCCCAATGCGATGTTCCGGGTAGAGCTTGAAAACGGCCATGAAGTGCTCGGCCACACCGCGGGAAAAATGCGCAAGAATCGCATCCGTGTGTTGGTGGGCGACGAAGTGCTGTGCGAGCTCACCCCATATGATCTGACCAAAGCTCGGATCACCTATCGCTTTATGCCCGGTCGCGGCGGCCCCGGTCAGGGCCCTGGCCCAACACCTTAA
- a CDS encoding Maf family nucleotide pyrophosphatase: protein MSALHLTLASASPRRRDLLARLGLSPDAISPADIDENPHGAERPRDYALRMGEEKAAAIDAPGFVLAGDTVVAAGRRILPKTEEADEARVCLELLSGRRHTVLSSVVLRSPDGSVKSRLSENTVRFKSLSHEEIDAYLAGDEWRGKAGGYAIQGAAEGLIQWIRGSHSSVMGLPLYETRALLKSAGFPIG from the coding sequence ATGAGCGCCCTTCACCTGACTTTGGCTTCGGCAAGCCCGCGGCGGCGCGATCTTCTCGCGCGGCTCGGGTTGTCGCCTGACGCCATCTCGCCCGCTGATATTGACGAGAACCCGCACGGTGCCGAGAGGCCCCGCGACTACGCTTTGCGTATGGGCGAGGAAAAGGCTGCAGCCATCGACGCGCCCGGTTTCGTGCTTGCTGGCGACACGGTTGTCGCGGCTGGACGCCGAATACTGCCGAAGACCGAGGAAGCAGATGAAGCACGAGTTTGCCTCGAGTTGCTATCCGGCAGGCGGCACACAGTGCTGTCCAGCGTCGTTCTGCGCTCGCCTGACGGATCGGTGAAATCGCGTTTGAGCGAAAACACCGTCCGCTTCAAATCGCTCAGCCACGAAGAAATTGACGCTTATCTGGCGGGCGACGAATGGCGCGGCAAAGCGGGTGGTTACGCTATCCAGGGCGCCGCCGAGGGCTTGATCCAGTGGATAAGGGGCAGCCATTCCAGCGTTATGGGTTTGCCGCTTTACGAAACCCGCGCCCTATTGAAATCGGCGGGCTTTCCAATTGGCTGA
- a CDS encoding ribonuclease: MAEWLIEEGIGESRALFIENDHVIGAKLFWLSKECARTILMAKIVSRKAGSSRALCVSPRGTEINASGLPRDATEGSEVRLIITREAIAERGRLKRAQARYFGDDNPHIPPASVFATGTIIRRFPSGLWEEVWDAASSGQIDFAKGSLLISTTPAMTLIDIDGEGSPRELALAAVPAIAQALQWFDIGGSIGIDFPTIQDKLGRKEVDAALEAALANWPHERTAMNGFGFVQLVARLEGPSLLHRFATSRVGACARMALRRGEMAEGSGRVLLLTVHSALKAKLKEEWLVELSERTGKEVRIETSPSLALEAAQAQIIAQ, from the coding sequence TTGGCTGAGTGGCTGATCGAAGAGGGCATCGGCGAAAGCCGCGCCTTGTTTATCGAGAACGATCACGTAATCGGCGCCAAACTGTTTTGGCTGAGCAAAGAGTGCGCCCGGACGATCCTGATGGCGAAGATCGTTTCTCGCAAAGCAGGATCATCCCGCGCTTTGTGCGTCAGCCCGCGCGGAACCGAAATCAACGCCAGCGGCCTTCCTCGCGATGCGACCGAGGGCAGCGAAGTGCGCCTTATCATCACGCGCGAGGCAATCGCTGAACGTGGCCGGTTGAAACGGGCACAGGCGCGCTATTTTGGCGACGACAATCCCCATATTCCGCCCGCTTCGGTATTCGCGACGGGCACCATCATTAGGCGGTTTCCATCCGGCCTCTGGGAAGAAGTATGGGATGCGGCTTCTTCGGGTCAGATCGACTTCGCCAAGGGGTCACTACTGATCAGCACTACGCCTGCCATGACCCTTATCGATATTGACGGCGAAGGAAGCCCCCGCGAACTTGCCTTGGCAGCGGTGCCAGCCATCGCGCAGGCGCTGCAATGGTTCGACATTGGCGGTTCTATCGGCATCGATTTCCCGACAATTCAGGACAAACTTGGCCGTAAGGAAGTTGACGCTGCACTCGAAGCGGCTTTGGCCAACTGGCCGCATGAACGCACTGCAATGAACGGCTTTGGCTTTGTGCAATTGGTTGCCCGGCTCGAAGGGCCATCCTTGCTTCACCGGTTCGCGACTTCACGCGTCGGCGCGTGCGCGCGGATGGCTCTGCGCCGTGGTGAAATGGCAGAGGGAAGCGGGCGAGTGCTTCTACTGACTGTTCATTCCGCGCTGAAAGCCAAGCTTAAAGAGGAATGGCTGGTCGAATTATCGGAGCGGACCGGCAAAGAAGTGCGGATTGAAACGAGCCCCTCTCTTGCGCTCGAAGCGGCTCAGGCCCAGATAATCGCGCAATGA
- the yacG gene encoding DNA gyrase inhibitor YacG has product MTTKPQKPCPICKKPRSEEHSPFCSTRCKDRDLAKWFGDGYAVPGRPASPEEVATTDWDKQD; this is encoded by the coding sequence ATGACAACCAAGCCGCAAAAACCCTGCCCGATCTGCAAAAAGCCGCGCAGTGAAGAACACTCCCCCTTCTGCTCTACGCGGTGCAAAGACCGCGATCTCGCCAAGTGGTTTGGCGATGGCTATGCTGTCCCCGGACGGCCAGCCTCACCTGAAGAGGTTGCCACTACCGATTGGGACAAGCAGGACTGA
- the purC gene encoding phosphoribosylaminoimidazolesuccinocarboxamide synthase, which yields MSRRRQIYEGKAKILYEGPEPGTIIQYFKDDATAFNAEKKGTINGKGVINNRISEHVFSRLSHIGIPTHFIRRLNMREQLVRQVEIIPIEVVLRNVAAGSICKRLGLEEGEPLPHTLIEYYYKDDALGDPLISEEHIACFQWATNEEMHDISSMAIRINDFMCGMFAAIDIRLVDFKLEFGRLYDGDFSRVILADEISPDGCRLWDMKTGEKLDKDRFRRDLGGEEDAYREVARRLGLLQDEDSNPGEVLDLSSHRTRLRGTPATPKK from the coding sequence ATGTCCCGTCGTCGCCAAATTTACGAAGGCAAAGCCAAGATCCTTTATGAGGGTCCTGAGCCCGGCACGATCATCCAGTATTTCAAGGATGATGCGACCGCTTTCAATGCCGAGAAAAAGGGCACGATCAACGGCAAAGGTGTGATCAACAATCGCATCAGCGAGCATGTGTTCAGCCGCCTGTCTCATATCGGCATTCCGACCCATTTCATCCGCCGCCTCAATATGCGCGAGCAATTGGTGCGTCAGGTCGAAATCATCCCGATCGAAGTCGTGCTGCGCAATGTCGCGGCTGGCTCGATCTGCAAACGGCTTGGCCTCGAAGAAGGCGAGCCGCTGCCCCACACGCTGATTGAATATTATTACAAAGACGATGCGCTGGGCGATCCGCTGATTTCTGAAGAGCACATTGCGTGCTTCCAATGGGCCACCAATGAGGAAATGCACGACATCTCTTCGATGGCGATCCGCATCAACGATTTCATGTGCGGTATGTTTGCCGCCATCGACATCCGCTTGGTCGATTTCAAACTTGAATTCGGACGCCTCTACGATGGCGATTTCAGCCGTGTGATCCTCGCTGACGAGATCAGCCCAGATGGCTGCCGTCTGTGGGACATGAAAACGGGCGAAAAGCTGGATAAAGACCGTTTCCGCCGCGATTTGGGCGGCGAAGAAGACGCGTACCGCGAAGTCGCGCGTCGCCTGGGCCTGTTGCAAGACGAAGACAGCAATCCGGGCGAAGTGCTAGATCTGTCGAGCCACCGCAC